The proteins below are encoded in one region of Flammeovirga kamogawensis:
- a CDS encoding TonB-dependent receptor encodes MRIRLLYKLVSINLWLILISPQVYAQVFDTTTVLNEVEIVGARIPERISFKSTTIQKEQIDQYLSASLGELLTLNTPIFIKSYGAGGTATPSFRGTGASHTQVYWNGINLNSPMLGQVDLSLFPIAFTDEVVVNYGGSSLLYGTGGLGGAIQLNSAINWDNKRAIMASQTVNSLQNSITNMSISVGNKSVQSTTKLFYKNAQNVFDFQNPIQPGTPTWTNDHSAQLQYGFLEEIAFKINDYNQLKFNVWYQDSERELVPSMDKREGDSWQGDTSLRLFSAWNYNKNKFNTEVSGAYIIDNIWYKKALNNDENPKLSTSESKSDQLQLHQRSSYQLNSKVLIRGGWDYYIDKINSSNYEPTGTTNTIAVTQHTIDIYGGIDYQPTNNLSVSFLLRQEWIDGDTKPILPSLGTEFSINPYSKAVSSIKLNVSKNFHAPSLNDRYWYPVGNPDLLPEEGWTYEATYALHSNTKSAWQWSYELTAFNSIIHNWIVWKPAISNLWRPENLKKVHSRGVEQVAEIQYQKNDWKVQLFTSLSFVKSENMEAADELDNSVGKQLIYTPVGSFQGYLQINYKKLYFIVEQQAYGKRYTQTDGSEYLPPYYLTNLCLGKQFTFKKNHFDVKARVENIFNYHYQSVARKPMPGRVYQLSFTYKL; translated from the coding sequence ATGAGAATTAGACTATTATATAAGCTAGTAAGCATAAACTTGTGGTTGATATTAATCTCACCTCAAGTTTATGCTCAAGTATTTGATACAACTACTGTTTTAAATGAAGTTGAAATAGTAGGAGCTAGAATTCCTGAAAGAATAAGTTTTAAGTCGACAACAATTCAAAAAGAACAAATTGATCAATATTTATCTGCTTCTTTAGGTGAATTACTCACTCTAAACACGCCAATTTTTATTAAAAGTTACGGAGCCGGTGGCACTGCAACTCCATCATTTAGAGGTACAGGAGCTAGCCATACTCAGGTATATTGGAATGGTATAAATCTCAACTCACCTATGTTAGGACAGGTAGATTTATCACTATTTCCAATTGCTTTTACAGACGAAGTTGTCGTTAATTATGGTGGTTCAAGTTTATTGTATGGAACAGGTGGTTTAGGTGGTGCTATTCAATTAAATAGTGCTATAAATTGGGATAATAAACGAGCTATTATGGCTTCCCAAACTGTTAATTCCCTTCAAAATAGTATCACAAATATGAGCATTTCTGTAGGGAATAAGAGCGTACAAAGTACTACAAAATTATTCTATAAAAATGCTCAGAATGTATTCGACTTTCAGAACCCAATCCAACCAGGTACTCCCACTTGGACAAACGATCATTCTGCACAACTACAATATGGTTTTCTAGAAGAAATTGCTTTTAAAATAAACGATTATAACCAATTAAAATTTAATGTTTGGTACCAAGATAGTGAAAGAGAATTGGTTCCTTCTATGGATAAAAGAGAAGGAGATTCTTGGCAAGGAGATACATCTTTAAGGCTTTTTTCTGCTTGGAATTACAATAAAAACAAGTTTAATACAGAAGTTTCTGGAGCATACATAATTGATAATATCTGGTATAAAAAAGCACTTAATAATGATGAAAATCCTAAGCTATCAACTTCAGAAAGTAAGAGTGACCAACTGCAATTACACCAAAGAAGTAGCTACCAATTAAATAGTAAAGTATTAATAAGAGGGGGTTGGGATTACTATATTGATAAAATAAATAGTAGTAATTATGAACCTACCGGAACTACAAATACAATTGCCGTTACACAACATACTATTGATATTTACGGAGGGATTGATTACCAGCCTACAAACAATTTATCTGTTAGTTTCTTGCTTAGACAAGAATGGATTGATGGTGATACAAAACCTATTTTACCCTCTTTAGGAACAGAATTTAGTATAAACCCATACAGTAAGGCTGTTTCTTCTATAAAATTGAATGTCTCTAAAAACTTTCATGCGCCTTCTTTAAATGATCGGTATTGGTACCCTGTTGGAAACCCTGATTTATTACCAGAAGAAGGATGGACCTATGAAGCAACCTATGCTTTGCATTCAAATACCAAATCTGCATGGCAATGGTCTTATGAATTGACTGCTTTTAATTCTATAATCCACAATTGGATAGTTTGGAAACCTGCAATTAGTAATTTATGGCGGCCAGAAAACTTAAAGAAAGTTCACTCTAGAGGGGTTGAACAAGTAGCCGAAATTCAGTATCAAAAAAACGATTGGAAAGTACAACTTTTTACTTCACTCTCCTTTGTGAAATCGGAAAATATGGAAGCTGCAGATGAGTTAGATAATTCTGTCGGGAAGCAACTAATTTATACTCCTGTTGGTAGTTTTCAAGGTTACCTACAAATCAATTATAAAAAATTGTATTTTATTGTGGAACAACAAGCGTATGGAAAAAGGTATACGCAAACAGATGGAAGCGAATACCTCCCTCCATATTACTTAACAAACCTTTGTTTGGGGAAACAATTTACATTTAAAAAAAATCATTTTGATGTAAAAGCTAGAGTTGAAAATATATTCAATTATCACTATCAATCAGTAGCCAGAAAACCTATGCCCGGACGTGTTTACCAACTATCATTTACCTATAAATTATAA
- a CDS encoding YncE family protein: protein MPISDTAPPKNNLILEDGLFVLNEGNFDWGHGTLSHKKYDSDTVNNEIYKAVNDFEIGNVAQSMTIIGEKGYICVNNSGRIDIIEAKTSKWLGRIEIPKSSPRYLLPISNTKAYVTDLYADYFYVIDLKEDEVIKNVRTSGWTEKLALVDKFAYITQTRTVYDNRKGGQLLLKIDIATDDIIDSLALPYGPIDLVVDKNNMLWVLSNGGLSSTNNPKPQPAICQIDPGCFCIKKQFNLDSENYLSMPSRLRINKEKDRIYYLQKDVFSFSIDATSLPKSPIIYKEKRLFYGLGISPRNNDIYVTDAIDYVQKGWVFKYNEMGVKLDSFKVGVIPNELIFQ, encoded by the coding sequence ATGCCAATTTCTGACACTGCTCCCCCTAAGAATAATCTAATTTTAGAAGATGGATTATTTGTTTTAAATGAAGGGAATTTTGATTGGGGACATGGTACTTTATCACATAAAAAATATGATAGCGATACCGTTAATAATGAAATATATAAAGCAGTAAATGATTTTGAGATTGGGAATGTAGCTCAGTCAATGACTATAATTGGAGAAAAAGGATATATCTGTGTCAACAATTCTGGCAGGATAGATATTATAGAAGCAAAAACAAGTAAATGGTTAGGTAGAATTGAAATTCCCAAAAGTAGCCCTAGGTATCTTTTACCTATCAGTAACACAAAAGCATATGTAACAGATTTGTATGCTGATTATTTTTATGTAATTGACCTTAAAGAAGATGAAGTAATAAAAAATGTGCGTACGTCAGGTTGGACAGAAAAACTAGCTCTAGTTGATAAATTTGCATATATCACACAAACTAGAACAGTTTACGATAATAGAAAAGGTGGTCAACTCCTATTAAAAATAGATATTGCTACAGATGATATTATTGATAGTCTTGCCCTACCTTACGGACCAATTGATTTAGTAGTTGATAAAAATAATATGCTCTGGGTATTATCAAATGGTGGTTTAAGTTCTACAAACAACCCTAAACCTCAACCCGCTATTTGTCAGATTGATCCAGGTTGTTTTTGTATCAAAAAGCAATTTAACTTAGACAGTGAAAACTACTTAAGCATGCCCTCTAGATTAAGAATAAATAAAGAAAAAGACAGAATATATTATCTTCAGAAAGATGTATTTTCTTTTTCTATTGACGCAACATCCTTACCTAAATCACCTATTATCTATAAAGAAAAAAGGTTGTTCTATGGCCTAGGAATATCTCCTAGAAACAATGACATTTACGTTACAGATGCTATTGATTATGTACAAAAAGGATGGGTGTTTAAATACAATGAAATGGGTGTAAAATTGGATTCGTTTAAAGTTGGTGTAATTCCTAATGAGCTCATTTTTCAATAA
- a CDS encoding transglutaminase domain-containing protein encodes MIKYFLICFLFLVTAFQSTAQDKNHVQEVVNKYSSKFSDPDKLAAKIEKDFSTPINKAYAAYFWIGNHIAYDVKNGNQISSVRFSYSSEKEKQELIQKMIYDTACKTLKQGKGVCDGYAKLYQYVMDKVGVECVVVDGIGKAYINQIGDLKLQADHSWNAIKIDGSWHLLDATWGAGIVDNEGFHRMYSDIYFMTPPKEFFYNHYPLEEKWMLMDGNFDTFNNNPLMYSDVLKRGIEVSKPTSGVLKKPKSPIEFVMKMAEGDPSKINYNYSNEKYMQPLKLKENNGNYVFSVPAPKGNPNYLIIYYDINGILVYKIK; translated from the coding sequence ATGATTAAGTATTTCCTTATCTGCTTTCTTTTTCTCGTAACAGCGTTCCAAAGTACAGCTCAAGATAAAAACCATGTACAAGAAGTTGTCAATAAATACTCCTCAAAATTTTCGGACCCTGATAAGTTAGCTGCAAAAATTGAAAAAGATTTTTCTACGCCTATTAATAAGGCTTATGCTGCATATTTTTGGATAGGTAATCATATTGCCTATGATGTGAAAAATGGAAATCAGATTTCTTCTGTAAGATTTAGTTATAGTTCTGAAAAAGAAAAACAAGAATTAATTCAGAAGATGATTTACGATACAGCTTGTAAAACTTTAAAACAGGGCAAAGGTGTTTGTGATGGGTATGCAAAACTATATCAATACGTAATGGATAAAGTAGGGGTAGAATGTGTTGTAGTAGATGGGATTGGGAAAGCATATATTAATCAAATTGGTGATTTAAAACTACAAGCCGACCACTCTTGGAATGCTATTAAAATAGATGGATCTTGGCATCTTTTAGATGCTACATGGGGTGCAGGAATTGTAGACAACGAGGGTTTCCATAGAATGTATTCTGATATTTATTTTATGACTCCTCCTAAAGAATTTTTCTATAATCATTATCCTCTAGAAGAAAAGTGGATGCTTATGGATGGGAACTTTGATACTTTTAATAATAACCCCTTAATGTATAGTGATGTTTTAAAAAGAGGTATTGAAGTGAGTAAACCTACTTCTGGCGTTTTGAAAAAACCTAAAAGTCCTATTGAGTTTGTAATGAAAATGGCGGAGGGAGACCCATCAAAAATTAATTATAATTATAGTAATGAGAAATATATGCAACCATTAAAGCTAAAAGAGAATAATGGCAATTATGTATTCTCTGTTCCTGCCCCAAAAGGAAACCCTAATTACTTAATTATCTATTATGATATTAATGGAATATTGGTGTATAAAATAAAGTAA